A region from the Cherax quadricarinatus isolate ZL_2023a chromosome 79, ASM3850222v1, whole genome shotgun sequence genome encodes:
- the LOC128702632 gene encoding uncharacterized protein — MRHLLLEAGRSLTLELEREIEIDKLYYVALVAFDKKNWKSSLSNVAAFYYATASELSQEPLSDWQISLIVIFVLIFLADLGGAVFYYLERVYGGGTRPLSLTPQVVVATAPL; from the exons ATGAGACACCTGCTGCTGGAGGCTGGCCGTTCGCTCACCCTGGAGCTGGAGCGGGAGATAGAGATCGACAAGCTCTACTATGTGGCTCTTGTCGCTTTTGACAAGAAGAACTGGAAGAG CTCGTTGTCCAACGTGGCCGCCTTTTACTACGCCACAGCATCAGAGCTTTCTCAAGAGCCATTGTCAGACTGGCAAATCTCCCTCATCGTAATCTTCGTCCTCATCTTCCTGGCTGACCTCGGGGGAGCAGTTTTTTACTACCTTGAGAGGGTGTATGGCGGGGGAACacgacctctctctctcactccccaggTGGTGGTCGCCACTGCACCCCTCTAG